Proteins from one Psychromonas sp. psych-6C06 genomic window:
- a CDS encoding precorrin-6A/cobalt-precorrin-6A reductase → MKVLVIGGTADGRYLATELHELGFNVTYSIAGIVRQTNLACPVISGGFTQFGGLAQYVIDNNITHLVDVTHPFAQTMSNTIAEVSAGFSLPSIRFHRKQWSQKENDQWIEVTHWDEVIQKMANHRSVFITSGQISQTVIDKIATKVENIFIRTAMPLKINLPDNVTWIKAIGPFQLTNEQQLIKQYQIDAIISKNSGGDATYAKIQAAADAGIPVYQFKRPQLLPTLYQFEDAVSCLKLLFCFKGATSEI, encoded by the coding sequence GTGAAAGTGTTAGTGATTGGTGGCACTGCTGATGGGCGCTATCTAGCAACAGAGCTACATGAATTAGGTTTTAATGTTACCTACAGCATCGCAGGTATCGTACGTCAGACAAATTTAGCTTGTCCCGTTATCAGTGGCGGTTTTACTCAGTTTGGTGGTCTCGCACAATATGTTATCGACAATAATATTACCCACCTTGTCGATGTAACACACCCTTTTGCACAAACAATGAGTAATACCATTGCTGAGGTGAGTGCGGGTTTCTCATTACCATCAATCCGATTTCATCGTAAACAATGGTCGCAGAAAGAAAATGATCAGTGGATTGAGGTCACGCACTGGGATGAAGTGATACAAAAAATGGCGAACCATAGATCTGTGTTTATTACTTCAGGGCAAATAAGCCAAACAGTGATTGATAAAATCGCCACAAAAGTTGAAAACATATTCATTCGGACGGCAATGCCACTAAAGATAAATTTACCTGATAATGTGACTTGGATTAAAGCGATTGGCCCCTTTCAATTAACGAATGAACAACAACTGATTAAACAATATCAGATAGATGCCATTATCAGTAAAAACAGTGGTGGCGATGCGACCTACGCTAAGATCCAAGCCGCTGCCGATGCTGGTATTCCCGTTTATCAATTCAAACGTCCTCAACTTTTACCCACATTATACCAATTCGAAGATGCAGTCAGTTGCTTAAAACTACTGTTTTGCTTTAAAGGGGCAACCAGTGAAATTTGA
- a CDS encoding cobalt-precorrin-5B (C(1))-methyltransferase has protein sequence MWPESSESQQPLRNGLTTGSCATACCVAAARALLADKQPATVEVSLPRGEKVNLSILEYSAIERGIRTATVKDAGDDPDATHGATLFVELRLTVQPGIVFKAATGVGTVTREGLVLDIGEPAINPVPRQMMRNHLQHYAHTYHYQGGFEVSVGIENGEQIAKHTMNGRLGIIGGLSILGTTGIVRPYSCSAYIASIHQGIDVARANEFTHLAASTGIASERAIKDHYQMHEISLIEMGDFVGAMLKYLRREKIDSRTGKQIKKLSISAGFGKLTKLANGHLDLNSRQSSIDFQQLADIAGMLGASASLQNELLNANTSIEVLNKSNAVGLDIATVICKNALAVARNIVHESIDIEVWAVDRKGLFVANSYGHTFKKGIKQ, from the coding sequence ATGTGGCCTGAATCGAGCGAAAGCCAACAACCATTACGAAATGGTTTAACCACAGGAAGCTGCGCGACTGCTTGCTGTGTGGCTGCCGCGCGTGCGTTATTAGCAGACAAACAACCTGCGACGGTTGAGGTGAGCTTACCCCGTGGCGAGAAGGTCAACCTTAGTATTCTTGAATATAGCGCCATAGAGCGAGGCATTCGAACCGCGACAGTCAAAGATGCAGGAGACGATCCAGATGCAACTCATGGCGCCACGCTGTTTGTTGAACTGCGCTTAACTGTGCAACCGGGCATTGTTTTTAAAGCCGCCACTGGTGTTGGCACGGTCACGCGAGAGGGGCTGGTGTTAGATATTGGAGAGCCTGCAATTAATCCTGTGCCACGTCAAATGATGCGCAACCATCTGCAACATTATGCACACACTTACCATTATCAAGGTGGATTTGAAGTGTCCGTTGGTATTGAGAACGGTGAGCAGATCGCCAAGCACACCATGAATGGTCGTTTAGGCATTATTGGTGGATTATCTATTTTAGGTACGACCGGCATTGTGCGCCCTTACTCTTGCTCTGCTTACATTGCCTCTATCCATCAGGGTATCGATGTTGCACGTGCCAATGAATTTACTCACCTTGCGGCTTCAACGGGCATTGCCAGTGAACGCGCAATTAAAGATCACTATCAAATGCATGAAATCAGCCTGATTGAGATGGGTGATTTTGTCGGGGCGATGCTCAAATATCTGCGACGCGAAAAGATAGATAGTCGTACTGGCAAGCAGATCAAAAAGTTAAGTATCAGTGCCGGGTTTGGCAAGTTGACCAAGCTCGCGAATGGGCATTTAGATTTAAACAGTCGCCAATCAAGTATCGACTTTCAACAATTAGCAGACATTGCAGGCATGTTAGGCGCATCAGCTTCGCTACAAAATGAGCTCCTGAACGCTAATACCAGTATCGAAGTATTAAATAAAAGCAACGCCGTTGGGCTTGATATCGCGACGGTCATTTGCAAAAACGCCTTGGCCGTCGCGCGCAATATTGTGCATGAGTCGATTGATATAGAAGTGTGGGCCGTGGATAGAAAAGGGTTATTTGTCGCTAATTCATATGGGCATACATTTAAAAAAGGAATAAAACAGTGA